In Methanoregula formicica SMSP, the DNA window CTTGAAGTGCTCTCCGCCGGTTTTGATGTTGCATTCATTCTCTCGCTGATCTTCGGCATTGTCATCCTCATCCTCTCCCTTGCGGTCAAAGAAGAGATCCACCCGGACTATGCAGCGGAGGCAAAGATCCTGATCAGGAACGTGGAGTAGGGCTGCCGGAGATTACCGGCAATCTTTTCCCTGTTTCCCCGTGCAACGCGTTTTTTGTGTCTTCCGGCTCCCCCGTACCTTAAGACCCGGGAGCGCCCATTACTGCCTGATATCCCGGCCCGGCCGGTTGCATTTTCCATGACACCCATCTACCTTTTTGGTCACCGGCAGCCCGACTCGGACAGCACGGCAAGCGTCATCGGTTACGCGGAGTTTTTGAACCGCGACTCCCCTGGCCGTGCGGTCCCGGCGCGGTGCGGGGAACTGAACCCGGAATCGAAGTGGATGCTGAAACGGTTCGGCACACCGGAACCGGTTCACATTCCGTCAGTCGAACCCCTCCTATCAGACATCACCTATAAGCCGGTCTTCTCGCTCCCGCAGGATGTCCCGACTGTCGATGTTGCGGCCCTGATGGCAAAGGAGGGAATCCGGAACGTTGTTATTACTGATAGCGCAGGGCGGCCGGTCGGTATGATAGGGGAGCATGCTCTTGCTGGGGCGTATCTCGGGAAGATCCATATCTCCGAGCTGACAGTTACGCCGATTCCGGCGGGGACTCTTGCCAGGATCCTGAACGCGGAGGTCCGCGTGGCAGCGCACGATACCCTGGAGGGCCGGGTCTACATCGCGATCGATGCCCTGCACGTCACGCTCGCGAAGATGACGAAGAACGACATCGCAGTGGTCGGGGATGATGAACCCGCCCAGCTGGCTTTCATCTCGGCAGGTATTGCGTGCCTGATCATTGCAGAAGGCGCTCCCGCGGGAGACCGGGTTCTCTCCGAGGCAAAGAAACGCGGTGTCACCGTCCTCTCTACCGACCTGGATGCATTCGGAGTCGGCAAGATGATCAACCTCTCGCTGCCGGCCCGCGAGGTGATGGAGACCGAGGTGACGGTCCTTACGTTCGACGATACGCTCGCACGGGCGCGGAAGGTGGTCTCATCCTCGAAGTTTCGTGCTGCCTGTGTCGTCACAAAAGAAGGGACACTGGCCGGTGTCCTGACCCGGACAACCCTGCTTGACGATGTCCGCAGGCCCGTCATCCTCCTTGACCACAACGAGGCATCGCAGGCCGTGGAAGGGATCGGGGAGGCGGAGATCGTGGAGATCATCGACCACCACCGGCTCGCGACGATCACGACCTTAAAGCCGATCCGGTTCCTCAACGATCCCGTTGGCTCGACATCAACGATCATCGCAATGAAGTTCCGGGACTCCGGCCGACCCCCATCAAAAGCCGTGGCCGGGGTCCTTCTCTGCGGGGTCCTCTCCGACACGCTCGCCCTGCGCATGTCCACCACCACAGCGATCGACCGTGATGCCGTGGAATACCTCGCGAAGGTTTCCGGTGAAGACCCGGGT includes these proteins:
- a CDS encoding putative manganese-dependent inorganic diphosphatase is translated as MTPIYLFGHRQPDSDSTASVIGYAEFLNRDSPGRAVPARCGELNPESKWMLKRFGTPEPVHIPSVEPLLSDITYKPVFSLPQDVPTVDVAALMAKEGIRNVVITDSAGRPVGMIGEHALAGAYLGKIHISELTVTPIPAGTLARILNAEVRVAAHDTLEGRVYIAIDALHVTLAKMTKNDIAVVGDDEPAQLAFISAGIACLIIAEGAPAGDRVLSEAKKRGVTVLSTDLDAFGVGKMINLSLPAREVMETEVTVLTFDDTLARARKVVSSSKFRAACVVTKEGTLAGVLTRTTLLDDVRRPVILLDHNEASQAVEGIGEAEIVEIIDHHRLATITTLKPIRFLNDPVGSTSTIIAMKFRDSGRPPSKAVAGVLLCGVLSDTLALRMSTTTAIDRDAVEYLAKVSGEDPGALGIELLEQGMDLSGVPLATILSRDTKEFDLSGRKVIISQVMVPSFSWNTGRAVEIHRELRTLQDKTGADLVLALFTSVMDNASDCYGCGNAGLLTAIFERPLPVHLDGVMSRKKDFLPWLGEKLRTCAEK